One genomic window of Cyanobacteriota bacterium includes the following:
- a CDS encoding HAMP domain-containing sensor histidine kinase gives MISTEIEQILKNQPSLISELIIKLSDFKNIDDALHYLVDTSQTVYGAENCFFALIKEESLLIQAQAKKTKIKTEFNININPFECLTKLEACCKDNFVYLPLNINKQLFAVLVLCYKDQESKAIFQSMQKELELFAKQVSIFISSNQQITDLQASNKKLLKQDQLKSQLISTISHELRTPMANILGFSELMKDLKLDQKHQEYNQEIHNSALRLSNLIDNFLDLSRIEEGHELELNNLEEIELDWLAERAWSMLGAINQAHQITWEFPDDLPAIVVDSEAITRVFLNLFNNAIKYSRPVSKQSFDVQVAQKKVATARNARVAFGDNSEQIHCKISHKQGLITVSVQDQGIGLAESELEMIFERFYRVENKQSRHIGGTGLGLWISKKIIEAHGGRIWCESAKGQGSTFNFSLKIGALENAEQIILH, from the coding sequence ATGATATCTACAGAAATAGAGCAAATTTTAAAAAATCAGCCCAGTTTAATATCTGAGCTGATAATCAAGCTCTCTGACTTCAAAAATATTGATGATGCTCTCCATTACCTTGTAGATACCAGTCAAACGGTCTATGGAGCCGAGAACTGTTTCTTTGCACTAATAAAAGAAGAGTCTTTGCTAATCCAAGCACAAGCAAAAAAAACAAAAATTAAAACAGAATTCAACATCAACATAAACCCTTTTGAATGCTTAACTAAACTTGAGGCTTGCTGCAAAGACAACTTTGTATATTTACCGCTCAATATTAATAAACAATTATTCGCCGTACTGGTACTTTGCTACAAAGATCAAGAATCAAAAGCAATCTTCCAATCAATGCAAAAAGAACTTGAGCTCTTTGCAAAACAAGTCTCTATCTTCATTAGCTCCAATCAACAAATTACAGATCTGCAAGCCAGCAACAAAAAACTACTAAAACAAGATCAGCTCAAATCTCAACTTATTAGTACCATCTCCCATGAATTAAGAACCCCGATGGCAAATATTCTTGGCTTTAGTGAATTAATGAAAGATCTCAAGCTTGACCAAAAACACCAAGAATATAATCAAGAAATTCACAATTCTGCTTTAAGGCTTTCAAACTTGATTGATAATTTTTTAGATCTTTCTAGAATTGAAGAAGGTCACGAGCTTGAATTAAACAATCTTGAAGAAATTGAACTCGACTGGCTAGCTGAGCGTGCCTGGTCAATGCTTGGGGCAATCAATCAAGCTCATCAAATCACCTGGGAATTCCCTGATGATCTTCCCGCTATCGTTGTAGACAGTGAGGCAATAACTCGGGTATTTCTGAACTTATTTAATAACGCAATCAAATATAGTAGACCTGTTTCGAAACAAAGTTTCGATGTACAGGTTGCTCAAAAAAAGGTAGCAACCGCGCGAAATGCGCGTGTTGCCTTTGGAGATAATTCCGAGCAAATCCACTGCAAAATAAGTCACAAACAAGGGCTAATCACGGTTTCAGTCCAAGATCAAGGCATCGGACTAGCAGAATCTGAACTGGAAATGATTTTCGAACGCTTTTATAGGGTAGAAAATAAACAGAGCCGGCATATTGGCGGGACTGGACTCGGGCTCTGGATCAGCAAAAAGATCATCGAAGCACATGGTGGTAGAATTTGGTGTGAAAGTGCAAAAGGACAAGGTTCAACTTTCAATTTCAGTTTAAAAATAGGAGCGCTTGAGAATGCTGAACAAATTATTTTACATTAG